The Megalops cyprinoides isolate fMegCyp1 chromosome 9, fMegCyp1.pri, whole genome shotgun sequence genome has a window encoding:
- the mfsd1 gene encoding major facilitator superfamily domain-containing protein 1 produces the protein MAVREERRNLLDEDNSLSSPVRDDSGTARPMAAICDPSRIHHRIVVLMFMCFLGFGSYFCYDNPAALQTQVLQDMNLNTSKFMQLYAWYSWPNVVLCFLGGFLLDRVFGIRLGTVIFSLFVCVGQVIFAAGAFFNAFWLMALGRFVFGIGGESLAVAQNTYAVNWFKGKEVNLVFGLQLSMARLGSTVNMNIMGWVYNRIQDLMGHAGHTTLGVTLLIASSTCIFSLLCALVLGYLDKRAERLLNKEQGKTGEVIKLTDVKDFSLSLWLIFIICVAYYVAIFPFIGLGQVFFIEKFNFSPTQARAVNSIVYIISAPASPVLGFLVDKTGRNLIWVLCAVVTTLASHMMLAFTFWNPWIAMCLLGVSYSLLACALWPMVAFVVPEHQLGTAYGFMQSIQNLGLALIAMAAGAILDNRGYLFLEVFFCACICMALIAIVMLYFVNYLRGGELNLSASARAKLQKSSSSDSE, from the exons ATGGCGGTGAGGGAAGAGCGACGAAACTTACTGGATGAGGATAATTCCCTCTCAAGCCCGGTCAGAGATGACAGCGGCACCGCCAGACCGATGGCCGCCATCTGCGACCCGAGCAGAATTCACCACCGAATCGTTGTGTTGATGTTCATGTGCTTTTTGGGTTTCG GTAGTTATTTCTGCTATGATAACCCGGCCGCCCTACAGACACAGGTCTTACAG GACATGAACCTGAACACGTCCAAATTCATGCAGTTATATGCGTGGTACTCCTGGCCCAATGTGGTATTGTGTTTCTTGGGAGGGTTTTTGTTGGACCGAGTGTTTGGTATTCG TTTGGGAACGGTGATCTTCTCCCTCTTTGTTTGCGTTGGGCAG GTCATTTTTGCAGCAGGTGccttttttaatgctttctgGCTAATGGCACTTGGACGCTTTGTGTTTGG GATTGGAGGCGAGTCCCTGGCTGTGGCCCAGAACACGTATGCAGTGAACTGGTTTAAAGGGAAAGAGGTGAACCTGGTGTTCggacttcagctcagcatggCCCGGCTG GGCAGCACTGTCAACATGAATATTATGGGATGGGTGTACAACCGCATCCAGGACCTGATGGGCCACGCGGGCCACACCACTCTGGGAGTCACACTGCTCATCG cttCATCAACTTGTATATTCTCCTTACTTTGTGCACTGGTCTTGGGCTACCTGGACAAGCGAGCAGAGAGGCTTTTAAACAAAGAGCAGGGCAAGACTG GGGAAGTGATCAAGCTGACGGATGTGAAGgacttctccctctctctgtggctgaTCTTCATCATCTGTGTGGCCTACTACGTGGCCATCTTCCCTTTCATCGGACTCGGCCA GGTTTTCTTCATAGAAAAGTTTAACTTTTCTCCCACTCAAGCAAGAGCAGTGAACAG TATCGTGTACATCATCTCGGCCCCAGCATCCCCTGTGCTGGGCTTCCTGGTGGATAAGACGGGAAGGAACCTCATCTGGGTTCTGTGCGCTGTGGTTACCACACTGGCTTCTCACATGATGCTGGCCTTCACCTTCTGGAATCCCTGGATCGCCATG TGTCTGCTGGGCGTGTCCTATTCCCTGCTAGCCTGTGCCCTGTGGCCCATGGTGGCCTTCGTGGTGCCGGAGCACCAGCTGGGAACCGCCTACGGATT CATGCAGTCCATCCAGAACTTGGGCCTCGCCCTTATCGCCATGGCTGCGGGCGCCATCCTGGACAACAGGGGCTACCTGTTCCTTGAGGTCTTTTTCTGTGCCTGCATCTGCA TGGCATTGATAGCGATCGTGATGCTCTACTTCGTGAATTATCTCAGAG GAGGAGAGCTGAACTTATCTGCCTCTGCTAGAGCCAAACTCCAGAAGAGCTCCTCTTCAGATTCTGA GTGA